The sequence below is a genomic window from Haloferax mediterranei ATCC 33500.
CCGACCCCATGACGGCCTTTCCGGAGAGGTTCTCGGCGAGTATGTCGGCCATACACACTCCTTCCTCGCCAGTTCACATAAACGACACGGGCACGTCTGACGAGCGACCGACGCGTCAACAGCGAGCTATTACGATAACAATTGTCACACTAGAATTTGGTTTCCATGCGTACGGGCGTGACGATGGACTTAACTTGAGTCACCGACTCGATTCCGGTAAGAGCTTTCTCCGGGGCGATTCTCCATGTCCGACACTGATTCGACGTCACAATCCGATACGCTTCGCACACCTATCGTGGCCGTCCTCGGCCACGTGGACCACGGGAAGACGAGTCTTCTCGACAAGATTCGCGGGTCCGCCGTCAGCGAGGGTGAAGCCGGTGCCATCACCCAGCACATCGGCGCGACCGCGGTCCCGTTAGACACAGTCTCGCAGATGGCAGGCAGCCTCGTCAAGCCCGAGGACTTCGACCTGCCGGGACTGTTGTTTATCGACACGCCGGGACACCACTCGTTCAGCACGCTTCGTTCGCGTGGTGGTGCCCTCGCCGACATCGCCATTCTCGTGGTCGACGTAAACGACAGTTTCCAGCCACAGACCGAGGAGGCAATCGACATCCTCAAACGAACGGGAACGCCGTTCATCGTGGCCGCGAACAAAATCGACACGACACCGGGATGGAACCCACAGGAGGGAGAACCCATCCAGAAGAGTTACGAGGCACAGTCCCAGCGCGCCCGGTCGAAACTCGACGAAAAACTGTACGAGATTATCGGCGAACTCTCCGATATGGGCTTTTCGTCCGACTTCTACTGGCGCGTCCAGAACTTCCAGTCGAACATCGGTGTCGTCCCCGTCTCCGCGCTGACCGGCGAGGGGATTCCGGACCTCCTCGGCGTTCTCATGGGCCTCTCGCAGCGGTACATGAAAGACGAGATGGCCATCGACGTGGCCGGTCCCGGTTCCGGGACCGTCCTCGAAGTCAAGGAAGAACGCGGATTCGGTGCAACCCTCGACGTGGTCCTCTACGACGGGACGATTCACGCGGGCGACACTATCGTCGTCGGCGGCGCGAACGACCCCATCGTGACCGAAGTCCGCGCGCTCCTCCAGCCTCGACCGAACGCCGAAATCCGAACTGAAAAGCGGTTCGACAAGGTCGACGAAGTCCGCGCCGCGGCGGGTATCAAAATCGCCGCTCCCGACCTCGAAGACGCGATGGCCGGTGCGCCGGTTCGCGTCGTCGGCGACCGCGACACCGACGAGGTCATCCGCGAGGTCGAAGCCGAACTTGCCGACATCGAAGTTACCACCGAAGAGGAGGGTGTCGTCGTCAAGGCGGACACGCTCGGCAGCCTCGAAGCAATGGCGAACGCGCTCCAAGAGGCCGAAGTCCCCATCCTCCGCGCCGAAGTCGGCGACGTCGCCCCGCGCGACGTTGCCGTCGCATCGACCGCCCGCGAACCGGAGCACGAGGTCATCCTCGGATTCAACGTGGACGTGCTCTCGAACGCCGAAGACGAACTCGACAAAAACGACGTCAAACTGTTCGAAGACGACGTTATCTACCAACTCGTCGATGAGTACAAGGAGTACGTCGACGAGATGAAGCGCGCCCAACAGGAGACGATTCTCGACAAAATCGTCCGACCGTGTCGCTTCCGCATCCTCAAAGACCACGTCTTCCGCCAGAACAACCCCGCCGTCGTCGGCGTCGAAATCATGGCCGGGACGATAAAGAACAACATGAACGTCATGAAGTGGGAAGACGGCGAGCCGACTCGCGTCGGCCAACTCTCGGGGATTCAAGAACAGGGTGAAGACGTATCGAGCGCCCGCGCCGGCTCTCGCGTCAGTGTCGCTATCGACGGCCCGACCGTCGGCCGCCAGATAGACGAGGGCGACGAACTCTGGATCGAACTCCCCGAAAAGCACGCGAAGATTCTCGAACAGGAACTCCGCGACGACATTCCGACCGACGAACTGGAGGCACTTTCGGGCTATCTCGAAAAGCACCGCCGTCGCGACCCCTTCTGGGGCAAATAACGACTCACGCGTCCAGTCTGCACCCCACACATCCAGTTTGCGACCTACGCCTCCGATGTACGGGGTTAGATGGCTGTGCGCGCCGAAACGAATAATATTCTCACGTTCGTACCTGTCTGATGGTGGTATCATGCGCAGACAAACAACTCATAGCGACAGCATCGTCTCGGAGCCAACGCGGTACGACGCCATCCTCGCGACGCTCCCGCTCCCGCTTTTCCTCGGCGTCACCGTCGGGATGCTCACCGAACTTCCGATTTCGCTCGTCGTCGGTGTGAGCGGTCTCATCTCGGTCGCCGTCCTCGCCTACGGATTGTTCGTCGCCGCGCCGACGACGCCGACGGCACCAGCATCGAGTGCGACCGAGGTGTCACTCGATGGGCGGAAATCGCACACCCGCGACAACGCTCGGCGAAATCGTCGCCGCGGAAGTGTCTAACGAACCAGTTGTCCTCGGCTGTCGATTCAAGGGCGGTTCCACTCCCAGAACCAGTACGCCACGCCGAACAGCATTAATCCGGCGCCGAAGGTGGACGTTGCCGGTTCAGGGATGAGGACCAACACGAGGCCGACAATGATGATAGCCGTTGGTCCGATTTCGTCCGCGTAGTCGACACGAGAAACCATATCACACCTACGGTCCCATCCGTAAAGTGCATTGTTCTGATTCTAGTACGGTGATAGCGCGCCAAAGCGGCGACAGAAAGCGGTAGCCGAGACTCGGCGTGGGGAAATCAGCCGGACGAACAGAAGTCAGCCGGCTGGCAGGGACGGGCAGAAGTCAGCCGGCTGGAAGTAATCACCGCGTGCGCTCGGGGCGAGGCAAACGTTGTTATCGAGCTGCGGGCGTGAGGTCGTCGCCGACGGCGCTCATCACCTGGAACGCGGCGCTGGCGGCGAGACCACGTGCGACTTCGTCGCGGTCCTCGTCAGTGAGTCCAGCGTCGAGGTCGTCGGCGTTCGGCGAGAACCCGGCGCTGACGGGGTGGCCGACAGGAGGATGTACGGCGACGGTAGCTAGTGGGCCGGCCGACCCGGTCGAAAGTTCGGACCCGACGGCGAACCCCTCGGGGAGATACGACTCCGTCCGGGAGACGATACCGGCGACCGCTCGCCGGAGCGAGTCCATCTGTTCGACGGTCAGTTCGCGGTCTTGCGACGGCTGACCGGCACCAGGTACGCCGGGAGCGCCCGCATATGGGTTGTTCCCGTTCATCAGTCGTCTGGGCTACGGGAAGGACGTGTAAAAAGGCGTCGTCGGTCAGGGTCGGGTGCCGCACGTCGAAACTCGAAGACGGCGTGCCTACGACGGCGAACAGGGGATCGAGACGGTCACAACTGTGCCCTGGTCGTCCCCGGTCTCGATATCGAGGGTCCCACCGGACGCATCGACGATGGCGCGAACCAACCAGAGGCCAACGCCACTCGTGTGACTCAGTTGCGTTTCGGTCCCCGAGTCGAGCGCGTCGCGTTCGGCTCCCGGGATACCAGGACCGTCGTCAACGATAGTGACGTGCGCCGTTTCAGCGGTTTTTTGCACGGTGACATCGACGGCTGTCTCGTCGCCATTCGAGTGGATGGCGGCATTTTCGAGTAGTTCCGTGATACTTCGTGGCAGCGCCGGGTGTGCCTGTACCACCAGTGTTGCCGGTGCTGTCACCGAGACATCCACACGTGGATGTTCAGTTCGGAAGTCCTTGACGGCATCGCCAACCGCACAGGAGAGGTCAATTTCGACTTCGGTCCCCTCTGCTAACTCGACGCTACGGAGGAGTGCGACTTCGTCGCTCACCTCGACCAACCGGTTCGCACGCGCTCGAATCGCTTCGACAGGGTCGACACTTTCGGGGGCGTCCGCCTGCGGTTCGATGAGCTCGGCGTAGCCCAAAATCGACATGCAGGCGTTTCTGATGTCGTGTCGGAGGATTCGGTGGAGGACGCTCGTATGCGAGAGCGTCGATTCGAGTCGCGAGGTCGTTCGGCTCAGTTTGGAGTGGCTGCGGTCGACGAGGACATAGACGAGAACCGCGGAGATAGTGACGAACAACCACCCTTTCACCGTCTGGAGAACGACTTGGTTGGGGAGCTTCGCGACCACCTGGTCGCTCGTGGCGACCCACAGAAAGCCGAACGCGGCATAAATAAGTGCTACTCGACCGGGTGAGAGGTCGGAGCGTGTGTCCCCACTCATGAGTGAGGATTCTCACACCGCCTGATGAGTACGTCGGTCAACGCTCGAGAATGTCAGGGAGAGAGACACATAATTCGAGGTGGGGACTCAGGGCGGGAACTGGCAGAGAATCCTGACTCAGAAGATAGATTCGCTCTGCCCGTAGGCTGCGACCGTAATCGCGGTCGTGTAGCCGTCGTCCTCGTGTTCCGCCGTGGTGAGTGCGACCTGTTCGTCGTCGAACGACCAGTCACGAAGCCCTTTCCCGGCGTCGAGTCCGTCGACGACCGCTTTTCGAACGGCAGATTCGTTGGTGCCGGTCGCCTCGTAGAAGAGTCCCGGACCGGAGCCGGTCGCCCAGCCGAGACCGGCGACGGCGGTCTCACCGGGGGTCGAAGTCGTCTGGCGGGCCTGCACGACGGTTAGTCGGTTCCCGGCGGGGCCGAGGTCGGGTGCGACCTCGACTTCCTCGACGGTTGCGTCGCCGGGGACGACCGAGGAGACGGCGACGAGATTGTAGTTGTGGAT
It includes:
- a CDS encoding DUF5811 family protein — translated: MNGNNPYAGAPGVPGAGQPSQDRELTVEQMDSLRRAVAGIVSRTESYLPEGFAVGSELSTGSAGPLATVAVHPPVGHPVSAGFSPNADDLDAGLTDEDRDEVARGLAASAAFQVMSAVGDDLTPAAR
- a CDS encoding sensor histidine kinase; protein product: MSGDTRSDLSPGRVALIYAAFGFLWVATSDQVVAKLPNQVVLQTVKGWLFVTISAVLVYVLVDRSHSKLSRTTSRLESTLSHTSVLHRILRHDIRNACMSILGYAELIEPQADAPESVDPVEAIRARANRLVEVSDEVALLRSVELAEGTEVEIDLSCAVGDAVKDFRTEHPRVDVSVTAPATLVVQAHPALPRSITELLENAAIHSNGDETAVDVTVQKTAETAHVTIVDDGPGIPGAERDALDSGTETQLSHTSGVGLWLVRAIVDASGGTLDIETGDDQGTVVTVSIPCSPS
- the infB gene encoding translation initiation factor IF-2; translated protein: MSDTDSTSQSDTLRTPIVAVLGHVDHGKTSLLDKIRGSAVSEGEAGAITQHIGATAVPLDTVSQMAGSLVKPEDFDLPGLLFIDTPGHHSFSTLRSRGGALADIAILVVDVNDSFQPQTEEAIDILKRTGTPFIVAANKIDTTPGWNPQEGEPIQKSYEAQSQRARSKLDEKLYEIIGELSDMGFSSDFYWRVQNFQSNIGVVPVSALTGEGIPDLLGVLMGLSQRYMKDEMAIDVAGPGSGTVLEVKEERGFGATLDVVLYDGTIHAGDTIVVGGANDPIVTEVRALLQPRPNAEIRTEKRFDKVDEVRAAAGIKIAAPDLEDAMAGAPVRVVGDRDTDEVIREVEAELADIEVTTEEEGVVVKADTLGSLEAMANALQEAEVPILRAEVGDVAPRDVAVASTAREPEHEVILGFNVDVLSNAEDELDKNDVKLFEDDVIYQLVDEYKEYVDEMKRAQQETILDKIVRPCRFRILKDHVFRQNNPAVVGVEIMAGTIKNNMNVMKWEDGEPTRVGQLSGIQEQGEDVSSARAGSRVSVAIDGPTVGRQIDEGDELWIELPEKHAKILEQELRDDIPTDELEALSGYLEKHRRRDPFWGK
- a CDS encoding pyruvoyl-dependent arginine decarboxylase, which translates into the protein MNTIRVVRGVGTAPTEMASYDAALAAANIHNYNLVAVSSVVPGDATVEEVEVAPDLGPAGNRLTVVQARQTTSTPGETAVAGLGWATGSGPGLFYEATGTNESAVRKAVVDGLDAGKGLRDWSFDDEQVALTTAEHEDDGYTTAITVAAYGQSESIF